One window from the genome of Salvia splendens isolate huo1 chromosome 9, SspV2, whole genome shotgun sequence encodes:
- the LOC121748275 gene encoding autophagy-related protein 8i-like encodes MGKMQSFKEQFSFDERAEESQDIIAKYPDRVPVVAERYSKSDLPEMEKRKFLVPRDMSVGQFIHILAARLRLDPGKPQTTSLIESLYNSSKDDDGFLYMCYSSEKTFGSYHNVMWNEFSLGGFLYMCYSSEKTFGSYHNVMWNEFSLG; translated from the exons ATGGGCAAGATGCAGTCTTTCAAGGAACAGTTTTCTTTCG ACGAAAGGGCAGAAGAATCACAGGATATCATCGCCAAATATCCCGATCGAGTTCCT GTTGTTGCTGAAAGATATTCTAAGTCCGACCTCCCTGAAATGGAGAAGAGGAA ATTCCTGGTACCTCGTGACATGTCAGTCGGCCAATTTATCCACATTTTGGCCGCAAGGCTCCGCCTGGATCCCGGGAAACCACAAACAA CAAGCTTGATCGAGTCCTTGTACAATTCATCCAAGGACGACGATGGGTTCCTTTACATGTGCTACAGCAGCGAGAAAACATTTGGCAGCTATCATAATGTTATGTGGAATGAGTTTTCTCTTGGTGGGTTCCTTTACATGTGCTACAGCAGCGAGAAAACATTTGGCAGCTATCATAATGTTATGTGGAATGAGTTTTCTCTTGGCTAA
- the LOC121746947 gene encoding uncharacterized protein LOC121746947, with amino-acid sequence MAANEGLEEGEEFVYRISTAEEWEELQRSGATFGGNLDQSTGCFHLSKLDQVQSTLQNFFLNVKEDLYLLKIDAKKLGNGLMYETVDESNTFPHFYGPSRSFSPLPLEVVTQAEKLTLSDGKFKCSLLT; translated from the exons ATGGCTGCGAATGAGGGGTTGGAAGAAGGCGAAGAATTTGTGTACAGGATCAGCACCGCCGAGGAATGGGAGGAGCTGCAGCGGAGCGGCGCTACTTTCGGTGGAAATCTCGATCAATCAACTGGCTGTTTTCATCTCAGCAAGCTCGATCAG GTCCAATCAACTCTGCAAAACTTTTTCTTGAATGTTAAGGAGGATCTATATCTACTCAAAATAGATGCTAAAAAG CTTGGAAATGGTTTGATGTACGAAACTGTGGACGAGTCCAATACGTTTCCTCATTTCTATGGTCCATCCCGGAGTTTCAGTCCTCTTCCACTAGAAGTCGTTACACAAGCAGAGAAGCTGACCCTGTCGGATGGCAAATTCAAATGCAGCCTTCTGACTTAG